In the Anolis sagrei isolate rAnoSag1 chromosome 1, rAnoSag1.mat, whole genome shotgun sequence genome, ttagactactgcaacgctctctacgtggggttgcctttgaagacgacttggaagctccaactagtccaacgctcggcagccatgattctaacaggagcggagcgcagggagcatacaacccccctgttgcgccacaactccactggctaccgatctgctaccaggctcaattcaaagtgctggcgttggcctttaaagccctaaacggttccggcccaagctacctatccgaccacatctctgcctatgaacccaccaggactttgagatcctgctctcagtcccgcctgcttctcaagcacgcctgacgggaacgagagatagggccttctcggtggtggcccctcggctgtggaacgcccttcctaccgacattagactagcaccatctctgatggtattccgcaaaaaagtgaagacctggctatttgaacaggcgttcgaacAATTAGTGCAATGCTTGGTTAACGAACACTGGAATGGCTCAAAGGACGACAAACTTGGATcatgttttgatgatgagatgatagtgaatggCTACTGTAGTAATCGTTGactgtttattgttattaattgtgtaaGGGATTAgactgttaactgtttttatattgtacattgaatttctgctgtctttattgttgtgaaccgctgtgagtcgccttcgggctgagaacagcggtatagaagcaaagtaaataaataaatagatcaatagatactgctccggcaggaaggcaacggtactccatgcagtcatgccggccacatgaacctggaggtgtctacggacaatgccactcttcggcttagaaatggagatgagcatcaccccccagagtcggacaggactggacataatgtcaggggaaaacctttaatagtaataatactttatttatataccgctccatctccccgaggggactcagagcggttcccaagaaCATACagaacatacagagtaaaaacaacataactataagattaacaaacaaaatataagcataaaaattgtcaccataacacacacatattaaaagtaatcctgcctgttcaaggcaattaaaaatttaaaaaggccgggccaagatttgtgcaagcccaaaaattctagggggcccgggaattaattGCAATGCCATGGCAGACAAGAATAATATTAGGTActggtctgtggctgttcattctggggCCGATTAGGAatgaatctgggtaactggtaggaagaataaggttgtattagacaatgtgtagggctgagatagaactggtcattttcaaaggcttgttgaaaccaccaggtcttcaagctcttacaaaaggaggggagcgatgggacctgtcttatttcccttggaagggcttttacctttaccttacctcccTTCAAGTCGATTTGAGACCTCATCTCACTTAACATGTCAAGCTTTTGGAAAAGTGGCATATcccgttttgaaattaaatgggtGATTTCCCTACCTCCATCACACACTAGCAAATCATCTGTTTTATTCAGGAGTCctcagttgatttgccatcacattgtagaGAGTTGTTCCCGCCCACTGcccctcccccattttctttgtgaaaagaaacaccTCCTCTCCTGGAGGACTATGATTTTGGTTCCTGGGTTGTCAATGTCAGTgtcaaagcaggtgaacatagcatttaacgaaacatgcagaataatcacaggatgtcttaaatctACACTTGTTGATAaattctacaagctagctgggattgccccccccccccccccgatgtgctacaggaagttgctgctaaatgttagagaaataagattgaacactgtgaaagccatccactacatggataccagcctcctcccagctgactcaaatcaaggaaaagctttatgagaactaccactcctcttggcatccccccagcaacagcaagggtatccctctgggcagctaaaccaggaaattccaactggatgtcccgtcccccccttgcgagggtcttcctccagggacaaaccaagaatgggcaacttggaagtccctgaacagactcagaaatggagtgggcagatcaaaatggcactatctaaaataatttcattattattattattattattattattattattattattacattttaatatattattcagaggccatctgtccggggtgctttgattgtgcttttgctacatGGCAAAAAGAaggaggattggactggatggcccttggggtcaaccttaggaggagggaaggaggcgtCTGGGGACTCTCCCTTCGCCAACATTCCAGtgatcctcctctctttctctccttccccgtgttgtaggagggaaggaggcatcTGGGGAGTCTCCATTCATgttggaagaaggagggagggagggaaaggagagtaagtaacacatggcacacacagcaCACGGAagcccccagaaagtgcatgaaaCAGAAAGGAACACGACATACTCTTGATCTTCTCTCCTCCAAGAGTAAAATGTAGCGTTGGAACCCTGGTTTACCATAGTCATACATGCTGCCCAGCCATTTCTATTTCACTCCATTTGCAGGTAAAGACCACTAACAACATCAAATGTATTTTTTCCTTTTAGATTTGTTGCTGTACTCAAACTTTGTCCTTCTTATTTCAGATTGCTGTACTCACTGCTGATCCCTGCATTGATCCTAAGTGGGGTGCTATGTCTGTGTCTGTTCATGCTGTTGTGTGGTCTACAGCTGTGGTTTCAACAAagaaaaaagcaattaaatccaCCTGGGAAAGATGGGAAAACGCCACTTGTAGTTGCATTTTTTCATCCATATTGCAATGCAGGTGGCGGAGGGGAGCGAGTGTTATGGTGTGCTCTAAGGGCCTTGCAGAAAAGGtaagtaaatgttttatttttgcatCGTAATAcatgtatatttatatgtatgtttgccTTAACACTTTCATCTCTGGGAAAGTCTTAGTGAAACAACAAACTCGGCTAAAGAGGATGTGCTTCAACTAAAACCATTAGCTGAAATTCATTAACTTTATTATCATAGTGTGAACAGTGGGAGTAAAGGCAGTGGCAGCAGTAACAGGAGAAGGTTGACTCCTCTTAGGTTCCTATTACTCAAATGCCTGATTTCTTACAGAGGCAATGTCTATGGAGTCAGTTAACTATTTAAGAAGTGAGTTAAACAGTTAGTCTGAAAGACTGCTCCAGGTTTAGTAGAGaaatttcagggcccttccacgcagccatataacccaggatatcaaagcagattatccacaatatctgctttggatggagttatctgagtccacactgccgtataatccagttcaatgtggattttatacagctgtgtggaaggggcctcagaatgtCTTTGGGAGAAACTGTTAAAAGTTGTCATTGCTAGGTGTGTGGGAACAGTTTTTTTCTGTATTGCTCACTACTTATATGTTGCATTACACATCAAAATCGCTGATCAAAAATTCTTGAATAGAGAAAAAAATCTAGATCACAAAAGTTTCAACAAAGTCAATCTTTATATTTAAAACATGATCATTAGGGAATACCTTAACCACCTTTCAGTATTTTTGCTGGCACATTTAATTGTTCCCTTTTTGCAGAGATTGGAAATAACTAATCCAATCTTCCACATAATTACCATAACACTGAATTTCACAGCCATTTAAAAATGAGCATAAAGGCTGAAAGACAGATATGATGGTTacacatgattttttttcctgttaggATAAGGTCTGAAGAgtaaattgcattttattttccAGGTACAAAGACGTTTCCTATGTTGTCTATACTGGTGACACTGCCACAGCTGACAGTATCCTTGAAGGAGCACAAAGACGATTCAACATCAGATTAAATCAACCTGTGAAGTTTGTATTCTTGAGGAGACGCTACTTAGTGGAGGCGTCCCTTTACCCCTATTTTACTCTGCTGGGACAGAGTTTAGGATCACTGTTTCTTGGCTGGGAAGCTCTTATGAAGTGTATCCCTGATGTTTATATTGATTCCATGGGCTATGCCTTTACAGTTCCTCTTTTTAAATATTTAGGAGGTTGCCGGGTAGGCTGTTACGTTCACTATCCCACAATCAGTACTGATATGCTTTCTGTGGTTAGGAATCAAAGTGCTCGCTTTAATAATGCAGCCGTCATCACAAGAAATCCTCTCCTAAGTAAGCTGAAACTTGTATATTACTACATTTTTGCTTCCATATATGGTTTTGTGGGATCCTGCAGTGATGTTGTCATGGTTAATTCTTCATGGACTCTCAATCACATCCTGTCCCTTTGGCGGTGCAGCGATCGCACAAGCATTGTGTATCCGCCTTGCGATGTTCAGACATTCCTGGATATTCCTTTACGTGAGGAAGACAACACTTTAGGACAAACCATTGTTTCTGTAAGCCAATTTAGGCCAGAGAAAGACCATTCTCTACAAATCAGAGCTTTTGCTAACTTTCTAGCAAAGACTGCAGGTCAGCAGCCACAGCCAAAACTCATTCTGATTGGGGGCTGCCGTAACTACGAAGATGACCAACGTGTAAATGAACTTAAGAAGCTCTGTCAAGAGCTGGGCATTGGAAATAGAGTGGAATTCAAAGTAAACATTTCGTTTGAGGAACTAAAGAAGAATCTGGCAGATGCTACCATTGGGCTGCACACCATGTGGAATGAACACTTCGGGATTGGTAAATATTGTTACATATAACTTTGGCTTTGTATTGCTCTGTGGGAGTTGGTGTTTGGTTGttgcttcatttatttattctagTTTTAAACATGAGAGCTAGCGGTGGTGATCCATTCTGCACATCTAGTTTCCAAAATGCCATTGAACTGCTGCAGCAATTAGTTAATGTTGTATCACATTTATCTGATCCATTGCTTAATTTTCACAATCGGCCGGTTCACCATTTGTAAGGGTAATTAGTAGTTGTAGGCCTGGTTACCGTTTCAtccatttattttgtgttttcattCAATTTGTTTCATTCAGATGGCATGAAATAGTTCAACCccccacaaaggggggggggcaggagtttGATATATTTTCTCCTTGTGGGTACTCtgcttcttgattttttttaaaaaaataattaattttcaaAGGAAAGTTATTATTGGCCTTCAGTTGAATAATTTCTCTACCTTTGAAAATCACTATATTTCTATCAAATCTTCTGTCTATTTCTGTACCTGGTCTGCATTTCCAGGAATAGTTAAATTACATCTGTAATACCTTTTAAGAAAAACAGCCACAGGGTTGGGAAAAGGTGTCATAGTGTCACCTTCAAAGGAGTTTAACCAAATTGGTGGGCTAAAAGTGGTAGATATGGTGTccatgtgtggtgattttcactcctctagccctaaaactgaggggggaaaggagcctGGGAAACCCTCCCATCCATCGCCTCTAGTGGTCCAAGATTTTTCATTCTTTCGGATGCAGAACAAAAACGCCAATTTGGAAAGGCACCCATTTTCAGAAACAGTGCATGAAAACGGAgccatacaaatgaaacaaacaaactgatagtgattctatacaaatgcacaagactagtaaTTAGGCAAGCAAAACACATATTTTATCACTTGCTTTGTGGGTGTCTATCAACCTGCTTGTAACTGTCTTTGGATTCTTTTCACTCAAGGGGATGTGGAGTGGGCAATTTTTGCAAGTCTCGGGGCTAATTTTTGCCTCATAATCCCCCAAAGTTAGCTTACAAATTaccacttctggttttgaaaagtATATTTCCTGTTAAATAGTTTGAAGGGAAATAGTTCGGAGGGAAAAGTGCATTTCCTGTTCAATAGTTTGGAGGGAATACAATCTATTTAAAAGGCCACCTGCTACTCCTGGAagctccttggagaagcactttATCCTCTGTTTTGCAGAAAAGGAGAGTTTGGGGCTTTAGACAATTAAATCTTGAGGGCCACATGCAGCCCTAAGATTGCACTTTGTCCATCTTAATTGCAGATGACTTCCAGTGGTTGTGATGTACAGATCCTGATTAGATTTCTCTTAAACTGTATCAAAATATCAATCCCAGAGAATAAAAAGCCCCTACTAAGGATGTCTGCCAAGCCTTTGACTGTATTGTTACATACTGCTTCTCTTCTGCCTGCATTATATTTGGATGTAATTGGTGTAGTTCAATAAAGCAATAAAAGTTTAGTACAAGTACTGAGGGAAAAGCTTACATATCTTTGCTCCTCTTCAGTGTTTTAGAGAGCAAGCTAAAGCAGAGATAAATTGGAATATGT is a window encoding:
- the ALG11 gene encoding GDP-Man:Man(3)GlcNAc(2)-PP-Dol alpha-1,2-mannosyltransferase; this encodes MAGFWVAPLLRLLYSLLIPALILSGVLCLCLFMLLCGLQLWFQQRKKQLNPPGKDGKTPLVVAFFHPYCNAGGGGERVLWCALRALQKRYKDVSYVVYTGDTATADSILEGAQRRFNIRLNQPVKFVFLRRRYLVEASLYPYFTLLGQSLGSLFLGWEALMKCIPDVYIDSMGYAFTVPLFKYLGGCRVGCYVHYPTISTDMLSVVRNQSARFNNAAVITRNPLLSKLKLVYYYIFASIYGFVGSCSDVVMVNSSWTLNHILSLWRCSDRTSIVYPPCDVQTFLDIPLREEDNTLGQTIVSVSQFRPEKDHSLQIRAFANFLAKTAGQQPQPKLILIGGCRNYEDDQRVNELKKLCQELGIGNRVEFKVNISFEELKKNLADATIGLHTMWNEHFGIGIVECMAAGTVILAHNSGGPKLDIVVPYEGNITGFLAENEDDYANTMIHIFSLSPAKRLEIRQNARQSVKRFADQEFEETFLLSVEQLFK